A genomic window from Brassica oleracea var. oleracea cultivar TO1000 chromosome C8, BOL, whole genome shotgun sequence includes:
- the LOC106312071 gene encoding probable pre-mRNA-splicing factor ATP-dependent RNA helicase, giving the protein MGTERKRKVTLFDVMDNPSAPKVAKFNGLGDVGINKWNGKPYSAKYYEILEKRRTLPVWLQKEEFLSTLKNNQTIILVGETGSGKTTQIPQFVIDAVDAESSDRKWLVACTQPRRVAAMSVSRRVADEMDVAIGEEVGYSIRFEDCSSPRTVLKYLTDGMLLREAMADPLLERYKVIILDEAHERTLATDVLFGLLKEVLRNRPDLKLVVMSATLEAEKFQEYFSGAPLMKVPGRLHPVEIFYTQEPERDYLEAAIRTVVQIHMCEPPGDILVFLTGEEEIEDACRKINKEVGNLGDQVGPVKVVPLYSTLPPAMQQKIFDPAPEPVTKGGPPGRKIVVSTNIAETSLTIDGIVYVIDPGFAKQKVYNPRIRVESLLVSPISKASAHQRSGRAGRTRPGKCFRLYTEKSFNNDLQPQTYPEILRSNLANTVLTLKKLGIDDLVHFDFMDPPAPETLMRALEVLNYLGALDDEGNLTRTGEIMSEFPLDPQMAKMLIVSPEFNCSNEILSVSAMLSVPNCFLRPREYQKAADEAKAKFAHIDGDHLTLLNVYHAFKQNNEDPNWCYENYINNRAMKSADNVRQQLVRIMSRFNLKICSTDFNSRDYYINIRKAMLAGYFMQVAHLERAGSYLTVKDNQVVHLHPSNCLDHKPEWVIYNEYVLTTRNFIRTVTDIRGEWLVDVAPHYYDLTNFPNCEAKRVLEKLYKKREREKADSKNRK; this is encoded by the exons ATGGGTACGGAGAGAAAGAGGAAAGTCACCTTATTCGATGTCATGGACAATCCATCAGCTCCGAAGGTCGCCAAATTCAATGGTCTCGGCGACGTTGGAATCAACAAATGGAACGGGAAACCGTATTCAGCTAAGTACTACGAGATACTTGAGAAACGGAGGACTCTGCCAGTGTGGTTGCAGAAAGAGGAGTTCCTCAGTACGTTAAAAAACAATCAAACGATAATTCTCGTTGGAGAGACTGGTAGTGGTAAAACCACTCAG ATTCCACAGTTTGTTATTGATGCTGTTGATGCTGAGAGTTCGGATAGGAAGTGGTTGGTTGCTTGCACACAGCCTCGTAGAGTTGCTGCCATGTCTGTGTCCCGTCGTGTCGCTGATGAGATGGATGTTGCTATTGGGGAAGAAGTTGGTTACAGCATTCGTTTCGAGGATTGTAGCAGCCCCAGAACGGTCCTCAA GTACTTGACTGATGGTATGCTTCTGAGAGAAGCAATGGCAGACCCTCTTCTAGAGAGATACAAAGTGATTATTCTCGACGAGGCTCACGAGAGAACTCTCGCCACGGATGTACTCTTTGGTCTTCTGAAAGAGGTGTTGAGGAATAGACCTGATCTCAAGCTGGTTGTCATGAGCGCAACTCTAGAAGCCGAAAAGTTTCAAGAGTATTTCAGCGGCGCGCCTCTGATGAAGGTTCCCGGTAGGCTTCACCCCGTGGAGATCTTCTACACTCAGGAGCCTGAGAGAGACTACCTCGAGGCTGCTATTAGGACTGTTGTGCAGATACACATGTGCGAGCCTCCTGGTGATATTCTTGTCTTCTTAACTGGAGAGGAGGAGATCGAAGACGCATGCCGCAAAATCAACAAAGAGGTCGGTAATCTCGGCGATCAAGTGGGGCCTGTCAAAGTCGTGCCACTGTACTCGACTCTCCCGCCAGCGATGCAGCAGAAGATATTCGATCCTGCTCCAGAGCCTGTGACAAAAGGTGGTCCTCCTGGGAGAAAGATTGTGGTGTCGACCAATATTGCCGAGACCTCTCTAACCATTGATGGGATTGTCTACGTCATTGACCCTGGCTTCGCCAAGCAGAAGGTCTACAACCCCCGTATCCGTGTTGAGTCATTGCTTGTGTCGCCGATATCAAAGGCGAGCGCTCACCAGAGATCAGGTCGTGCCGGTAGAACGCGGCCCGGAAAGTGTTTCAGGCTTTACACGGAGAAGAGTTTCAACAATGACTTGCAGCCGCAGACGTATCCTGAGATATTGAGGTCGAACCTTGCGAACACGGTGCTGACACTGAAGAAACTGGGGATAGACGACTTGGTGCACTTTGATTTTATGGATCCTCCTGCGCCTGAGACACTGATGCGAGCCTTGGAGGTTTTGAATTATTTGGGAGCACTGGATGATGAAGGAAACTTGACGAGGACGGGTGAGATTATGAGCGAGTTCCCCTTGGATCCGCAGATGGCAAAGATGCTGATTGTCAGTCCTGAGTTCAACTGCTCAAACGAGATCCTCTCCGTTTCGGCAATGCTATCAG TACCGAATTGCTTTCTACGGCCTAGAGAGTATCAAAAAGCAGCAGATGAAGCTAAAGCCAAGTTTGCACACATTGATGGAGACCACCTCACGTTGCTGAACGTCTACCACGCTTTCAAGCAAAACA ATGAAGACCCGAACTGGTGCTATGAGAACTACATCAACAACAGGGCAATGAAGTCTGCGGACAATGTTAGACAGCAGCTGGTCAGGATAATGTCAAGGTTCAATCTGAAGATTTGCAGCACTGATTTCAACAGCCGCGACTACTACATCAACATAAGAAAGGCCATGCTTGCCGGTTATTTCATGCAAGTGGCGCACCTAGAACGCGCTGGGAGTTACTTGACCGTCAAAGATAACCAA GTGGTTCATTTACATCCATCCAATTGCTTGGATCACAAACCGGAGTGGGTAATCTACAACGAGTATGTTTTGACTACAAGGAACTTCATCAGAACTGTGACTGACATTCGCGGTGAATG GCTAGTAGACGTAGCTCCTCATTACTACGATCTTACCAACTTCCCCAACTGTGAGGCGAAACGTGTCCTCGAGAAGCTTTATAAGAAAAGAGAAAGGGAGAAGGCAGACAGCAAGAACCGCAAGTGA
- the LOC106309232 gene encoding uncharacterized protein LOC106309232 translates to MLASTCFPYPFPEMSSSIVDLGVARVETTVTRETSEINRLVKTFLSNNLNMKKIIGLDTERAMKPGKLTKTVLLQLCDGDHCLIVQLHPYDYVELPLSLFNFFNLPDFTFVGIGIKKSLMMLESEFGLTCKNAVDIGPASWYLTKKAAHLSCKMDDILPTQLPTSPVFEDWCTHALSKDQIKLAVSNAYLAFRIGIFLLAGFKVY, encoded by the coding sequence ATGCTTGCATCCACTTGTTTTCCCTATCCCTTTCCAGAGATGTCTTCGTCCATTGTTGATCTTGGAGTGGCTAGAGTTGAAACGACTGTCACTAGAGAAACCAGCGAAATCAACCGTCTTGTCAAGACATTCTTGTCTAACAACCTTAACATGAAGAAAATCATTGGTCTTGACACAGAACGAGCAATGAAGCCAGGAAAGCTAACTAAAACCGTCTTGCTCCAGCTTTGTGATGGAGACCACTGCTTAATAGTTCAGCTTCACCCCTATGATTATGTTGAACTTCCTCTCTCACTCTTCAATTTTTTCAACCTCCCTGATTTCACTTTCGTGGGGATTGGCATAAAAAAGTCCCTGATGATGCTGGAGAGTGAGTTTGGTTTGACATGCAAGAATGCTGTTGACATCGGACCTGCCTCGTGGTACCTGACCAAGAAGGCCGCTCATTTGAGCTGTAAGATGGATGATATTCTTCCGACTCAATTACCAACAAGCCCTGTCTTTGAAGACTGGTGCACACATGCTCTCAGCAAGGACCAGATCAAGCTTGCCGTCTCGAATGCTTACTTGGCTTTTCGCATTGGAATCTTTCTGTTGGCTGGTTTTAAAGTTTACTGA
- the LOC106312757 gene encoding uncharacterized protein LOC106312757 isoform X1 codes for MCESMLPFERLLLEIESERESCDCVCIQMESTRSEDPEIDDDFSEIYKEYTGPVTTTTTTTTNVQEKPKLPEDNKRDEEAEQQELPDPNSVPTDFTSREAKVWEAKSKATERNWKKRKEEEMICKICGESGHFTQGCPSTLGANRKSHEFLERVPARDKNVRALFTDKAVEKIESETGCKIKMDDKFIIVSGKDRLILRKGVDAVHKVREEGEAKTSSASHRSRSRSPRRTSVAPPPPPRAARNPEPLRQQHPPPSHGSSSFSERSGRQDKFVDNRVREENRVRGSPQAYGSDRARSRSTHSKSPGRPRYSGWDKPYEKQKYEVSGYRSERWDQERMGGGSGSRDIQMSHQFERPAFPQSLEELEMEYTRDVMELAKKRDKEEDEENNKHRETMRELRESYMKKLAGLRGMNAKHWEEFLQVDAQRRQEQQARQKQIAGQSYGTSNYRQFPYAEFDDGYSSNPPPYAGNNVPMDSEGRYPPNHVKNYPSRHQDNSSYGGFQRQRREDYGKNFNRY; via the exons ATGTGTGAATCTATGCTTCCTTTTGAGAGACTCTTATTGGAAATTGAAAGCGAGAGAGAGAGTTGTGATTGTGTTTGTATTCAGATGGAGAGCACAAGGTCAGAAGACCCAGAGATTGATGACGACTTTAGTGAAATCTACAAGGAGTACACAGGTCCTGTGACCACCACCACCACCACCACCACCAACGTCCAAGAAAAACCTAAACTTCCTGAAGATAATAAACGTGATGAAGAAGCAGAGCAGCAGGAGCTCCCTGACCCCAACTCTGTACCAACTGATTTCACCAGCCGAGAGGCTAAGGTCTGGGAGGCTAAGTCCAAAGCCACTGAGAGGAACTGGAAGAAGAGGAAAGAAGAGGAAATGATCTGTAAGATATGTGGAGAGTCTGGTCATTTCACTCAG GGATGTCCATCGACGCTTGGTGCCAACAGAAAGTCTCACGAGTTCCTTGAGAGGGTGCCAGCTAGGGACAAGAACGTTAGAGCTTTGTTTACTGATAAAGCTGTGGAAAAGATTGAGAGCGAGACCGGATGCAAGATCAAGATGGATGACAAGTTCATTATCGTCAGTGGGAAGGACAGATTAATCTTGAGGAAAGGTGTGGATGCTGTTCACAAGGTTAGAGAGGAAGGCGAGGCTAAAACTTCTTCTGCCTCTCACAGGAGCAGATCCAGGTCGCCTAGAAGAACTTCTGTTGCTCCACCACCTCCACCGCGTGCTGCTCGAAACCCTGAACCTCTGAGACAGCAGCACCCGCCGCCATCCCATGGTTCATCAAGCTTCTCAGAGCGCTCTGGAAGGCAGGATAAGTTTGTGGATAATCGTGTGCGCGAAGAGAACCGTGTACGAGGATCTCCACAAG CTTACGGTAGTGACAGAGCTCGGAGTCGTTCCACACATTCGAAATCCCCAGGGAGGCCACGTTATAGTGGATGGGATAAACCGTATGAAAAGCAAAAGTATGAGGTGAGTGGTTACAGGTCTGAAAGATGGGATCAAGAGAGAATGGGTGGTGGCTCTGGCTCAAGAGACATTCAGATGAGTCATCAGTTTGAACGCCCTGCTTTCCCTCAGAGTTTAGAAGAGCTAGAAATGGAATACACGAGAGATGTGATGGAGCTTGCAAAGAAACGCGATAAGGAAGAAGATGAGGAGAACAACAAGCATCGTGAG ACAATGCGGGAACTGAGAGAGAGTTACATGAAGAAACTAGCTGGGCTAAGGGGTATGAACGCTAAACATTGGGAAGAGTTCCTTCAAGTAGATGCTCAGAGACGTCAGGAGCAGCAAGCAAGGCAGAAGCAGATCGCTGGTCAGAGTTATGGTACTAGTAACTATAGACAGTTTCCTTATGCTGAGTTTGATGATGGTTACTCTTCCAACCCTCCTCCCTATGCTGGAAACAATGTGCCAATGGATTCTGAAGGAAGATATCCTCCTAACCATGTAAAAAACTATCCTTCGAGGCATCAAGACAACAGCAGCTATGGTGGGTTCCAACGCCAGAGGCGTGAAGACTATGGAAAAAACTTCAACCGCTATTAG
- the LOC106312757 gene encoding uncharacterized protein LOC106312757 isoform X2: protein MESTRSEDPEIDDDFSEIYKEYTGPVTTTTTTTTNVQEKPKLPEDNKRDEEAEQQELPDPNSVPTDFTSREAKVWEAKSKATERNWKKRKEEEMICKICGESGHFTQGCPSTLGANRKSHEFLERVPARDKNVRALFTDKAVEKIESETGCKIKMDDKFIIVSGKDRLILRKGVDAVHKVREEGEAKTSSASHRSRSRSPRRTSVAPPPPPRAARNPEPLRQQHPPPSHGSSSFSERSGRQDKFVDNRVREENRVRGSPQAYGSDRARSRSTHSKSPGRPRYSGWDKPYEKQKYEVSGYRSERWDQERMGGGSGSRDIQMSHQFERPAFPQSLEELEMEYTRDVMELAKKRDKEEDEENNKHRETMRELRESYMKKLAGLRGMNAKHWEEFLQVDAQRRQEQQARQKQIAGQSYGTSNYRQFPYAEFDDGYSSNPPPYAGNNVPMDSEGRYPPNHVKNYPSRHQDNSSYGGFQRQRREDYGKNFNRY, encoded by the exons ATGGAGAGCACAAGGTCAGAAGACCCAGAGATTGATGACGACTTTAGTGAAATCTACAAGGAGTACACAGGTCCTGTGACCACCACCACCACCACCACCACCAACGTCCAAGAAAAACCTAAACTTCCTGAAGATAATAAACGTGATGAAGAAGCAGAGCAGCAGGAGCTCCCTGACCCCAACTCTGTACCAACTGATTTCACCAGCCGAGAGGCTAAGGTCTGGGAGGCTAAGTCCAAAGCCACTGAGAGGAACTGGAAGAAGAGGAAAGAAGAGGAAATGATCTGTAAGATATGTGGAGAGTCTGGTCATTTCACTCAG GGATGTCCATCGACGCTTGGTGCCAACAGAAAGTCTCACGAGTTCCTTGAGAGGGTGCCAGCTAGGGACAAGAACGTTAGAGCTTTGTTTACTGATAAAGCTGTGGAAAAGATTGAGAGCGAGACCGGATGCAAGATCAAGATGGATGACAAGTTCATTATCGTCAGTGGGAAGGACAGATTAATCTTGAGGAAAGGTGTGGATGCTGTTCACAAGGTTAGAGAGGAAGGCGAGGCTAAAACTTCTTCTGCCTCTCACAGGAGCAGATCCAGGTCGCCTAGAAGAACTTCTGTTGCTCCACCACCTCCACCGCGTGCTGCTCGAAACCCTGAACCTCTGAGACAGCAGCACCCGCCGCCATCCCATGGTTCATCAAGCTTCTCAGAGCGCTCTGGAAGGCAGGATAAGTTTGTGGATAATCGTGTGCGCGAAGAGAACCGTGTACGAGGATCTCCACAAG CTTACGGTAGTGACAGAGCTCGGAGTCGTTCCACACATTCGAAATCCCCAGGGAGGCCACGTTATAGTGGATGGGATAAACCGTATGAAAAGCAAAAGTATGAGGTGAGTGGTTACAGGTCTGAAAGATGGGATCAAGAGAGAATGGGTGGTGGCTCTGGCTCAAGAGACATTCAGATGAGTCATCAGTTTGAACGCCCTGCTTTCCCTCAGAGTTTAGAAGAGCTAGAAATGGAATACACGAGAGATGTGATGGAGCTTGCAAAGAAACGCGATAAGGAAGAAGATGAGGAGAACAACAAGCATCGTGAG ACAATGCGGGAACTGAGAGAGAGTTACATGAAGAAACTAGCTGGGCTAAGGGGTATGAACGCTAAACATTGGGAAGAGTTCCTTCAAGTAGATGCTCAGAGACGTCAGGAGCAGCAAGCAAGGCAGAAGCAGATCGCTGGTCAGAGTTATGGTACTAGTAACTATAGACAGTTTCCTTATGCTGAGTTTGATGATGGTTACTCTTCCAACCCTCCTCCCTATGCTGGAAACAATGTGCCAATGGATTCTGAAGGAAGATATCCTCCTAACCATGTAAAAAACTATCCTTCGAGGCATCAAGACAACAGCAGCTATGGTGGGTTCCAACGCCAGAGGCGTGAAGACTATGGAAAAAACTTCAACCGCTATTAG